The Setaria viridis chromosome 9, Setaria_viridis_v4.0, whole genome shotgun sequence sequence TCCCGGCAAGGCGGCAACAGCTCCTTCCCAATATTTGTTCCTGTCTtgttttttgaagaaaaaaaaacaggcaggagcactgccaaaTCACTAGGCCAACGTTTATCCCAGCAAACAACAGGAAATACAACGTGTGCAGGATCGAAAAATTCAGCAAGACGTTACCGTTGGAGATCCAAACGGCgcttgcttttttttaaaaaaaaaaagagagagagagaccaggAACATTTGCCAGCATAGATTACTAAGAAGAAGAGATTACATGTGCAAGGAAcacagctcaaacaaacagctcAACCAAGcccagaaaaaggaaaagggattACTTGCTAATGATGGTACAACCAAAGCTGCAAGGGACTAGCTTGGCCCCAGCAAGGCACCAAGTTCTTGCCTCTTGCAGTGAAGTCCCCTTGCAGGATGATCATGATGGCACCAATTTGCAAATACCCTATCCAAATTGTTTTCTCGTCCTGTGATTTCGCTCCTTCTTAATGCACCGGATGAACAGGATGGCAAAAGTATGGACTCCGTTGAAGCTTGATCCCGAATCCCGATGCTACCAACAACGTACTGAACCAACCAACCCATGCAGCAGAGACTAGAGAGTAGTGGTCCACTGCAAATTGACAGAGTTTGTGAACTGCATTGAAAAACCATCCCACTGGGAAAGCATTCTGAACCTGAAGAAGGAACACGGAGGTTTCAGCCTGAATGGTTCAGAAATTCAGGCAAGTGCCACAGCAAAATGTCACCAAAACTGACGCACAGCAAATGCAATATAGTTAACTGCTATAAGAAAGCATAGTTCCCACATTACAGCTGGGCATCTCCGGCTACTGCTTATCCAATGTTAGAGGCCAAGCAGGTATGCAGGCAGCACTTCCCAATCACAGAAGGAAGAGAACCCAATTGGACAGAAAATACACTACACATGCACAGTCAAGTTCAGCAGCATCCAATGTTTCAGACAGAAAAGGACACAACGCGATTTTCACATCAAAATTCAGGCCATGATACTAGACTTCACATATACAGAGACAGTCTGGAGGTCAATGGTGATGGACACACACAAGCTCTGCAGGGCTATGGAAGTATGGATCTATGTCAAGTCAGATACATACATTTCTGTTTGTATGCAGGCTGCACTTTCTACATTACTAAAGTTATGGAAATCTACAAATTCAATGAGAGCTGAGCTTGAAACATCAGCATTAGAATGTGCAGGCAAAATTGCATTTATCATTCTCAGATATAACAGATTCACATATGAACACCATACCAATCACCAACTGAATCTAGCAATGGCTTCATATGTTCATAGCACCATTGCATCTCACCACAAATATGATATGACAAGCAAATCTAGCATGTTTACACACCCACAAGACAACCAAATATTAGACTCCGTGATCAAATCCAACTGCTAAGCCTGGTAATTACAAAGAAACTGCGATTGCAACCAATAAGGCAATAACATCAGCCCTGTCGAAAGTGCATCTTGGAAACCGTCATCGTACCATGGCCAGCCGCTGGATCAACCAATGCGGACGTAGGTGGGCAGGATGGGCCCCGCGGCGCTCATGCCGGCTGCCACCAGGCCGttcccggccgcctcctcctccgtgagGAAGAGGTCGTCGGTGGAGCGCAGCGCGGCGTGGGCGCCTACCAGCGTGCCCCcgatcatgacggagccgacgACGTTCCACCCGACGTTGGTGAAGAGCATGGCGACGACGGTGACGCCGcagagcgcggcgaggacggtGCCGTCGTCGAACTCCACCCCGAAGACCCTGAGCGGCTGCCCTCCCTGGGCGGGGCGCGCGAAGTAGAGGAAGAACCAGGCGGCGCAGAGGAAGAGGAGCGCGAAGAGCGTGCCAGGGTGCCAGAGCAGCGAGgccgcgacgacggcgagcacggCCAGCGCGTAGTTGGCGCGGAAGTAGGCGGTGTTGCGGCGCATCCGGGCGAGCGCCTCCCCGAGGGAGGGCGGCTTGGAGAAGGCCGGCACGCGGAGGACCTCGGCCCAGGGGCGGCGCGCCGCGATGAGCGCCTGGCCCTGCTCGCGGAACCGCGTGACGAGCTCGGCCGCCTTGGTcagcggggacggcggcgccgtgggGTCGTGGATCGGGCCCGCTTGGGTGGAGACCTGTGGCGGGGGAGGGTTGGGGTAGGCCGACGGGGGCGCGGGGTAGGCGGGGATCTTGGCGTaggcggcgctgccgccggaggaggagggcgccgggTAGGTgtacccgccgccggcgggggcggaaGAGGCCGGCGCGACGTAGGCGGGTACGGAGCCGTACATggcggcggggggagggggctgggcggcggcggagttgcGCATGGTCGGGGGAGATCGGATTTgctggagggaggaggaggttggGGAAAGGTGGGGAGAAGAATACGACGCGGCCACGCACGCTGAGCTGGTTTGAGTCCTTGATTTACCCACGACTCGAGGGAGGGAATTGGGATGATTGCGCGGCGGCGTGATTCGCtggaaaaagagaaggaaacgaGCTCTATTTGTTGTGGGGGAGGAAACTGCCAGGGGATGCCGCGTTTTTAAGCACCGCTTTGCTTCCTGGCAAAGCACCCGTTGGAACTTTTCGTTTTGTTTCCTGTATAGTTATTTTATTCTCGATACGAATAGTgtaaaaaaaatttatataaTGATATTTGTCCTATTCGCATATTAAATATTCAACTTTGAGTATCTGGATTCGGATACGGTACGGATATTACACGTGCGGATTCGGATACGAACTATCCATTTGACTGCCTGAAACCTTCAGTCGAACGAACGGATAGATAATATACGTACCACTTTCATCCCATACCAAGATGTAAAGAACACAATCAGATGTGATGACCGTCTTAATTAATAATGCACATGCTTTTATTCGAGATCCTCAATTCCAATTCGACCGGAACTGCACAAACTGATGATTTCTGGATGTATAGCGGACCAACATGTTACTGCATCAAAAGAATCTCATTCTACAGTCTCACGAAAGAGCATACCAGTGCTACTTCTTGTGTGTTCTTCAGATTCTATTCTAGGTTTCTTTTTCAGATATCCTTGTTGTTGACAACACCCTTATCAATTACGGCTATGTTTTTCCTCTGTCAAATCTAATAGATTTAGTATACTCATGTGTTCATCATACAACTACCGATGTgttaaaaattattttcataGTGCTTGGTGTCCTAATGTTTATGCATGTACATCAATAGGTCTTTGCTGAAAAGAGTTTAGACACAATAGAAACAtgaagagaaaataaaaggaacaCATTCATGCCAAAAGAAGAAGTGTACCAAAAGTTCCACTCTGCAATCTTCCGCTGGTAGGTGATAGAATTTATACGAAGAAATTTCTTTTCGATACTTCAATTAcaacattgtttttttttctagtgtaGGATATTCTATTCGAGATATTTTAGAGTGATTGAAAAAAAGTAGCCATTCATCCTGAGAAATCGAatggtggaaacaaaggaagtaccgCGAACCATCTAAAGAGAAGTAATAATaagtaccaaaaatagtgagaaattactatgatgcccttttaattatgtgtaaatttatttaattctttttttatgcAAATAAGAAAGGTACCACTACTTTAAAACCACTGTAACAAAGCTCAAAGATAGAAAGACCAATGTCCTTGAATATGCTCATGTCCTGAAGATTGCTCCTTTCATGAAAAAACTGGAGCTGTGTGTAACCGTGTAAGTTTACCCTGCTATCACAAAATTTCCCTTTTGCATATAAATTAATTTGGGCGTGGAAAATGCGATCAATATGATAAATACACACCGACAATGTTTCCTTTATGCTAACTCTTGAGCAATTGGTAGTGTTTGGAATATGCAATGAGATTAAGATGCGCTATTGTAGAGTTTTGGTTTTGCATTGAAATGAAAGCCCTACATGAGTGATTCTGGCTTTGCTTAAAAACACCTAAAGAAAATATCATCACACCGAGTTATGTCACAAGTACGATATTAGAAACAACAAGAATGTAATTCCTTAATTACTTTAAGTGTGCAGTAAATATATTGACCCTCTGAACTTTGTTAGATGTGGATGAACTGCTAGCATCAACATTATCGTAAAGAGGACGGTAAGCTACAGAGCCGTCCTCCACACCAGCACGCCAATCTCAAGTTTGTTCGTTTCAGCGAATTTTCGGTCACAAAGATCACATTCTTCGCAGTTCGGTTATTCTTgagaagatggagatcaccacAAGGATTGAAATCACTGGTCCATCCATAGATACACATAGTTATGAGAATTCTGATGAGTACAAGGATGGTTTTAAAGTCGCCACTGGCTTTGTGTGCGAGGCAGACCACCTCAATGTCGTTGAAGCGTTAATGCCATTGTTTCCAGGAAGGCCATGGAAGAGGTAAAGCGCAAATGGCCACGcaacggcggcgaggcgggttGGCATGGTGGGACAAAGGTCGCCATGGGAGGCACTGCGGTAGAACGCGGGCAAAGTGACCAAACCTTCGTTCCCTGAACTGTTTGTTCCGCGGAGACGGTGAAACGTGTTGTGTTGTGCTCAGTTGATTTCTATGGGACGACGGATGAGAGATGCTGATGCTCGAGAGGTTTTCTGTGGCTTCCACCTGCTATACTGGAAGTCCCATGCGCTGTAACATTACTACTAGAAACAAATGCACTGCTGTCGAACCTGGAATTCTTGGTTTGGGATGTAAGATTACTGAAACTGTAATTCGGCCGTGGATGCATGCCAAGCCCCTCTAAAAATTAGTGCTTGTTTTGCTTCTGTTTGTGACTTTATGTGGACTAAACATGGATTATTTAGCATCAAAATGCACGAGGCCGTGGTGGGCTCCTGGCCTCCTCGGGTACTAAACATTGTGACTGGTTTAACTGGGCTTGGTGGTTTTTAGTCAGTGGCTGGCTCACGGCCTTTGATCTTTGCTGGAAAACGTCGTGGCCCATGCTTTCCGTTGCGGACTGCCAAACTCTACGTCCAAGTACTATAGCTATAAAACAGATCACGACCTCGTGCGCCGCACCTCGACCTTCCCAGGCACAAGCTCGCCTGAatcgcgccgccgtccccggctTTCGATCTCGAGGTACACCGTCTCACCgtcgacccccccccccccccccccccctctcccccCTTGGAATTTACTCCCATCTCCACCCCTTCGACGTGCACGATTGCATCGGAGTTCCTCCCATCACATCTGCTACATATTCTTTGCAACAACAACTAAAATTCCGACGTGATCTTTTCCATTAAGTAAGTGATGCTGCGGAAGGAGATCGTGTGCCTTACGAGTCAGCAACAGGTAATCGCAGTTTGTTGGGGGCAGTTTGAGAGGAGAGGGATCGAGAGATCAATGGggtttggaagatatcaagaaaCAGAATTCGGCAAGAgacaaatttgttaaaaaaaatctcttGTAGATCGTTTCCTAATTAATGAAGTATGTACCGGCGTACGCAATAAGCTGAAAACTGCAGCTTGAATACTTGATGCAGTTTATCCAGTGAGGTGCCCTTGATATACATTCTTTTCACTTCAAGGGGTCCCTATTTTCTTTCTTGGTTTATAAAGTTAAATTTCAAGAAAAATCATGAACTTCATTATCAGTTACAATCGTCAATACTGCTTCATCCGTACCGGATTCGATAGGTTTAGAAAAAATACCAATGTTACTGTttgtaaaattattttttatagcACTTGATGTTCTAATCGTTCTTGTATATACTCTTCAGCAATCAGATGAATCTTCTCTACTGAAAAGAGTTTAGTGTAGCCACAACAGAAAGATCTGGGACAGAGTTCAAAAGACCACTTGGATGGAGCAATTACAGAAACAACAAAAGCACCAACAGTTTGGCTTTGCGATCTTCCATTGGTATGTGATTTTGTACATAAATTACGAATGACAGTGTGTTTCCACTCATCTATATGATGAAACACGTGACGAGATGGATCTTAGTTTTCTCTACTGAATGctattatttttatttgttaCAGGATGTTTTATCACACATCGTATCACAGTTGCCGATAAATGATGCTATAAGAACAAGCGTATTATCAAGAAAGTGGAAAGATATTTGGTGCGGCCACACCAAACTATCTTTGAATTCAACTACAGTGAGGAAACACTATTTCAAGAGTCCCATCGGTTATGTATTCCTCACTAATATGGAATTTGTTGCAAGAGTTGATGCAATCCTGCTTCAACATAGTGGTGGAGGGATCGAGTGTATGGAAATTAAGTTCAGGTTACATAATAGCTATGCATATCATATTGATCGTTGGGTTAATTTTGCGATCGCATCGAAGACCAAGGAGCTTATTATTGACTTATTAGGATCCAGAAATTTGTCATATGGCAATGCCATAAAGCGACATAGCTAAGAACCATATAGTTTACCTCAGCAGCTTTTCTGTGCCCATAATGGTTCATACTTGCGGTGTCTAGAGGTTGCTTCTGTATCTCTACATCTTCCTGCTGATTTCAAGGGATTTCTGAACCTTAAGAATTTTACCTTAGTTGATGTGAGTATTGGCAATGAAGATATTCAGTGTATGCTATCCAGATGCAATCTTCTGGAATATTTTGAGATTTCCTATTGCAGAAATATTACTAGTATACGAACTCCTCGGCCTTTGGATCAACTTAATCATTTGGTAGTGGACAACTGCCTCTTGCTTCAAAATATAGAGTTGAACGGTAGTCCAACAACTTTCAAGTACAACGGTACTGTGATTCCTTTTGCATTTGCTTCAACTTCCAGGTTGACAAATGTATCTATTAAGTTCTTGTCTTGCCATGCTGCCCTTGAATACATTGTCACTGGATTCCCCAGTGCTTTGCCAAGGCTTGAGAGTCTGACTCTACATTGTGCAGAACGTGAGGTTTGTAGCTGTCTTCTATGGTTATGGTTTCAATTCTTGTGCATTAATTTGTAAGGTTGAATTTAACAAGtatattttttcccttttggtACGTGTCTGTGCCCCCAGAGAATAATTTTACCAGGAAGACCGTTCCAATTTAGTTATCTTCGGCATTTGAAGTTGGAATTGATCATTTTTTGTGACAAAAAAGATCGATGTCCTTGACTATGCTCTTGTCTTGGAGGTTGCTCCTTTCATCGAAAAACTGGAACTGCATGTAAGTTTATCCCTTCGATGGAAAATACATATTTTGCATATGAACGCATTTGGTTGTGAAAAATGCCATCTGAGTATAAGGTACAAGAGCAAGCAGTGGCTACTTGTGCTAACTGTTGATAAGTTAGTAGCGCTTGCAGTATGCAATGAGGCTAGATGTACTATGAAAACTTTTATTTGGTTTTTTATTGAACAGAAAGCTGTGGTTCTGCATTTGTTCTTAAATACACTTCCCCCGCTTTGAAGTTAATTCATGAGAATAGCATTCACAACAATTAGAGTTGAATTATGTATATGTTCCTTAAGTGTAGGCTCTCATTCTGTATCTTGAATGATGTATCCATGGTAATGcatttctcaaaaaaaatactttcatgTACTAACACTCCACTTTATTTTAGATGTGGATGGACTGCTGGTGGTGTCAACCATACCGCAAAGAGGATGGTGAGCTAGGGATTCGCCTCCCACATCAACAACAACATCTCAAGTTTGTTCACATCAGCGGATTTTTTGGTTACAAAGATCAAGTGGAGCTGGCACTTCATATTCTTCGTAGTTCCGTCATCCTTGAGAGGATGGAGATCATCCCAAGGGTGGAAATAACTACACCTGAGACCGAGTCAAGAAATCTATATTATGAGAGGACCCAGTACATGAGTGGCCGTAAAATCGTCACTGAATTTGTTTGCAAGGCGGACCAACGTAAAGTTGTAGAACTGGTATGAGGGAACCTCCGCTTGACTATGGCCGAGGAAGAGGTAGAGAGCGAGGGGCCTCGCGATGCTGTAACCACGGCTCAAAGGTTGTCTTGTGAGGCACGATAAAGGTGATGAGATTTACCCATTGATTATTGCAATAAGACTTATGCATTGGATTTTGCTCATGATTTTATTTAGAAGTTGAGTCATGAATTTCACAGCATGTCAGTATGCCTCTCTTAAAAACCAATGCATGTTTTGTTTCCGTGTACGAAGCCTAAACCTCATTGTATAAAAAGTTACTCCCCGAGTTtaaaaatacaaaaatatattttatttttagaaacaAACCTTAAATATTCTGACCAATATATTGTTTGATTATAAGAATGTTTAGTGTATGCAATGTAAATCATATTGCTTTTAGTCGCAAATGTAAATGGTGTACTATGTGAGAAAATAATGGTTGAAGTCTAAACTTGAAgaccaaataaaaaataaaatatgtatTATCGTTGAATTGAGAGAGTATatatctcctttttttttgaaacgagacTATATCTCTTACTAAACAGGAGACGTATGCATGCTTAGCCTTCGCCTACAGCAAAAGATATACGTGATCGGATCAGTGATTCAGGGAATCATCCgtggttttccttttctttaaaTACCTGCCCCTCCCGTTTTCATCTTTCAAATTAAACGCCGTCTCTGAAAATAACACACTCTCCACTATGATgtattccctccgtttcaaattgtaacttgttttggtttttctatatTTATAGATATTACTAGTAGAAATGCCCGTGCATTGCTACGGGTCCTTACTTACTCTCACATTATTATTCGCTTGTTTCTAATATGTTagcttcgcttcacaatatggTGGTACGTTGTTCCTAGTAGTCCTCTTTTTGCAAGTACGGTAGTAGAAAATATTTGTGGGTGGTTTAATGCTATCTGTTTATTACGTGTGACCCACACATGGAACTCGTGCGTTCTGACAGAAGCGGGGGCGGGCAGCTCTGAGTGGCGTACCGTCTTTTGGAGTCCCATTGCCGCAGTAGAAGGCGACCTATGATGGGAGCGGCGTCAAGATGTATGATGGCGCAACTGTTGTTGGGGCCCTCGCCCTCGACCTCCAGGGCCACCGCCTCCCCAGCGTTGCGCGCCCTCGACGCCGCCCTCACCCTGCTGCTCGCCCGCTTGctcgagccgagcgagcgaGGGGACGCGCTCgcgctgcaccgccgccgccgggctcgaTCAGGCCGCCGCGTATCCGCTTCTTTTTCTCTGTTTAAGAGACATTACTCGTATCCGCATCCTAGATTTTAAGCCCGCGATTTCAGGTGTAAATTGGCGAGGTAGGATTCTACCTGGT is a genomic window containing:
- the LOC117839045 gene encoding PRA1 family protein E, producing the protein MRNSAAAQPPPPAAMYGSVPAYVAPASSAPAGGGYTYPAPSSSGGSAAYAKIPAYPAPPSAYPNPPPPQVSTQAGPIHDPTAPPSPLTKAAELVTRFREQGQALIAARRPWAEVLRVPAFSKPPSLGEALARMRRNTAYFRANYALAVLAVVAASLLWHPGTLFALLFLCAAWFFLYFARPAQGGQPLRVFGVEFDDGTVLAALCGVTVVAMLFTNVGWNVVGSVMIGGTLVGAHAALRSTDDLFLTEEEAAGNGLVAAGMSAAGPILPTYVRIG